From the Desulfobacterales bacterium genome, the window CAGTTGGCATAAAACTTGTTTTATCAATGAACCTGATACAAAACGAAATGCCTTTAATAAACCCCAAAATCATATAGAAAATGGTTTTCTAATTAACTGGAAGCTGTCCAAATAACGGTCACCAGCTGTTATCCTTAACGGGCTCAACCGGCAAACGGGTAACGGGCTCAACCATTTTAGATAGCTTCTAAAATAAAAAAAGGAGGAACCGTATGAGTAAGTCCGAACAAAATCTACAAGAAGCATTCGCAGGTGAATCACAGGCCAACCGTAAATATCTGGCTTTTGCCAAAAAAGCGGACCAGGAAGGCTACGCCCAAGTGGCCAAACTGTTTCGTGCGGCAGCGGCCGCTGAAACCGTGCATGCCCATGCCCACTTGCGGACCCTGAAGGGCATTAACAGCACGGCTGACAATCTGAAAGAGGCCATTGCCGGTGAGACCCACGAATTTAAAAACATGTACCCGGAAATGATCGAAGACGCCAAGGCCGAAGACAACAAAGCTGCGCTGCGAAGCTTTGAGTATGCCAATGCCGTTGAACAAGTTCATGCCGACCTTTACGAAAAAGCGCTGGCCAATATGGACGGCATGGCCGCCACCGATTACTGGGTTTGCGAAGTTTGCGGCTACACCTGCGAAGATGAAGCTCCGGATGAGTGCCCGGTGTGTAAAGCCAAAAAGAAAGCCTTTTTCAAAGTTGATTAGGATTGATGAATTTGTATCAAAAATTCATCGAACCCTGAACCTTGAACCCTGAACCTTGGAACCTTATTTATTATGAAATGTCCCGTATGCGGCAGTCTGAATTTTTTCGTCAAAGACCCCGACGATGAATATGAAACCTATGAATTTGAGTTGAAAGGGGAGGGTGTCGTCTTTGATCCCGAGGTCGCTGAATCCGACAGCGCTGAGGTCAAAAGCGACACCGAAGTCTTTTGCGAAAAATGCT encodes:
- a CDS encoding rubrerythrin family protein, whose product is MSKSEQNLQEAFAGESQANRKYLAFAKKADQEGYAQVAKLFRAAAAAETVHAHAHLRTLKGINSTADNLKEAIAGETHEFKNMYPEMIEDAKAEDNKAALRSFEYANAVEQVHADLYEKALANMDGMAATDYWVCEVCGYTCEDEAPDECPVCKAKKKAFFKVD